A stretch of DNA from Pogoniulus pusillus isolate bPogPus1 chromosome 8, bPogPus1.pri, whole genome shotgun sequence:
CTGAGCTCAGCTGAAATCATTTGGATGTCACATTGTAGCCAAAACACAAAGACCTTGCCAGAATCAGGATGAACTCTTGGACCACCCTTACCTCCTTCCAGCAGCATGCCTTTGTAGACACAAAGGTTTTCTCCCCCACAGTGCTGCTGATAGATTTTTATCTCATCCCTGAAGTTGGTGTCAGGGTGAGCCAGGTGCAGACTTTTTCCCAGGAAGGCCATAGTCACGAGCACGTTGCTGTGTACAGAGGGCTTGTGGAAACCTCCAGAATTCTGCAGCAGGAAACACACAGGAAGTGCATTCAGCTTGCAACTCCCACAAAAGCTGGACACAAAGCTTGTGGCTCTGCACACACTTGAGtccttccttgaacacctccaaggatggggcttccaccacctccctgggcaaccccttccaggctctcaccaccctcacgctgaagaactccttcctaacatccactctgaatctacccatttccagctttcttccattccccccactcctgtcgccacctgacaccctaagaagtccctccccagctttcttgtaggcccccttcaggtaatgAAAGGACAAaataaggtcaccccagagcccTGAGACTGGATAGGCTCAGAGATGGGCCCAGATTGACTACAAGGGGCAGTTTTAGAGGAGTCCCTATGGAGCTGCTTCTTTAAGCAACACTTCTCTCCCCGGCTGAATCCCCATCGCTGTAGGTGTTTCAAAGGggcagggaagtgctgctgagggacatggtttagcaccagcctcagcagagttagagaacggttgggctggatggcctcaaaggtcttttgcagCCCAAATGATTCTGGCACTCTGGGACTctacagacagcagcagacacaGAGAACTTACCACCACAGCAACCTGCCCGTTTGGGGCTGTCATGGGGCGAAACCGCCTCCAGCGGGGCATCCCAttgttccctgcagctgcactcctggGCTCCTTTGGTGGGTGAGGAAGGGGCACTGGCATCCCATGATGGCCAATGGGAGGGAGGTGACACGGGGAGCTGTCAGTCACATTCTCCTTTGCGTTCACAGGCCTTAACCCAATCCTCTCCCCCTGCAAAAACAGTGAAACAGGTTAAAGAGGCTTGGCAAAACCTGCTCCCAAGCACGTTGACCTAACCACCGTTTGGCTGCTCCTCACGTGCAGCGAAACACATAGACTTCTGGAACAGttcttccactagagcaggtcactcaagcccTCGTCTAcgctgcccttgaacacctccagggaggggcatccacaatccccctgggcagactgttcggtatctcaccaccctcactggaaacaaTTGCTTCCTCATCTTTAGTCTTaagtctctcctcttccagctcaaagccactgcccctcagcctgtctccaaaagcccttgtcaaaagtccctcctcggCTCTTGTAGGCCCCTCCAAGTCCTTCAGTCAGTGCTGCAGGCCAAGCGGCACCTGCACACTttcagctctgtgtgctcacACTACAGCACGTGGAGCATGTGGTGACACTCACCAGGTGTGACTGAGCAGCAGATCCTTCAACCACTGCAAGCTGGAGGTCAGGATGATTAAGTGGACGAAGTGGTGGGCGTGGGAGGTAGGGAGGCCTGGCACCATCCACTAACCTTCTGGAGCGTTCCATCTGAAAGAGCACAAATTATGTCTCTGTCACCTACTAGAGCCTCTAACAGCAATGGTGGagcttgcctctgctctgcccttcacTGGATGGACCCCCTGGAACAGCTGGttaaggaaggagaggaaatcagGGGGAGAATGAGAGAGGGATGAGGGAGAAGACGTCTTCCCAGCCTCTGACTCatttccctgcagccctttccaTCTGCTGATCTGCCCAAGACTCGACTCAGATGCCTCTTTTCGTCTATCTCCTCATTCGTGGTTTAGTTGAAGGTCTCTCAATCAGCCCCTGGCAAACAACACAGGGCACAGCTGACAGCTCTCATCACTACTCCAGAACACTCAAGGCTTACCTTGGTTCTCTCCCACTTCTCCATCCTCAGAGATTCTTCCAGCTTCCTCATCGCTTCCCACTTCTGCCGACGCTACCagtggaagggaaagagaagtcTCAGTAACAGACATCGTGAGATGCCCCTGACTGGCAGCACACTTGCCTCTGTCCTGCCTCTCGctcacctgctgctccctgggtgcTACCCTCACTGGGCCTCTTGTGAAACCAGGACTGATGTGCCCCCTTTGGCATCACCTCTGTCCATCAACGTGGCAAGGGAAGATCTGAGTAGGTGTGCAGGGGCACAGACCTGCTCCATTCTGGAGGTGTGCCCAAAGGTTGCAGTCGGACAGGATTTAGAACCACCTTCAAACTATTTGCTTCTGATGAGATTTGTTTAAGCGACCAACCCTGTGAACATCACCCCATAGCCTGATGGCTACCCAAGAGCAGTAATGGATTCAGGACAGCACGTGTCCCAGTGGCAGTGTGGTGGAAGATCTCAAGGCAGGGGAGGCTTCATGCAGGGGATGTGAAGCACAAGAATTGTCCCTtctgctacaggagagctggagaggcacTTGTTACAAAGGCGTGGAGTGACACGGTGAGGCCTGATGGCTTCAAACCGGAAGAAGCTGAACTGAGATAACAATTTAGgaaaaattctttccagtgagggtggtagagacactggaacaggttgcccagggaggtcatggatgccccctccctggagctgctgtgtgtggccttgagcagcctggtcacacaagcacaggatgtcagggactgggagggacctcgaaagatcatctgatccaacccccctgccagagcaggtctagtgAAAGGAGtccttgcccacagcagggggctggaactagacaatctttaaggccccttccaatccaagccaCAATATGATCCCCAGCAGGGAAGAGCCTTCCAGGGTAACCTGAGGACACAGCTACAGACGACGGTGTGGGACAAGCTAGCAGccactggctggcagcagggaagcaTCTGAAGAGGCTTGGacagcactgctgagtacaCACCTTCAAGTCGAGGATCTTGTGGAATATAATTTGAGTCAGGTAGTCCTCCAGGAGTCGCTGGTGATTCCTCCTGATTTCATTTCTCCGGTACTCCTTCTCAGAGATTATTCTCCCACTCCTTGAGATCTGCCAGAAACATGATTGAAGCTGTTTAAATAACCTGTAGGGTCAAAGGTGCTCCCATTGCACAGTCTAAACCCCCTCAGAGAGCCAACGCGAGTCTGTGTATTTACAGACAGGAAGATCCTGCAGAGGCAAACTCCAAGGAGCAAAAAGAAACAGGGAGCAAAACCATAAAACGACTCTCCCTGAGATGTCATCTTCTGCCTGGATGTCAGCTATAGGCAGATTGGCATCACTGGCTGTGCCACATGTAGTCACTGACTGCACCTGCACTGTGAGAGGCTCAAGGCTCAGCCAAAGCTCCCCAGGACATACACCACCAGCCCGCAGCAGCCACTGGCCCCACTCTGATGCAGATAAGCAGGACGACTGTTGCACTGCAGGGGATGCAGTGGAAGCATCAGCATGATGCCTGTGGTGCATGGAGTCCAAACTGGGTGTGAGCACACCGCTTCTAGTGTGCCAGCACCATCCACCAGAAGCCCCCATGCCAGCACCTTCGTGgccccacacagccccagggcatcTTCAAACGTCCTCAGTGCCAGCTTTGGTACCTCctcagattcacagattcatacaacggtctgggttgggagggaccttaaagatcatccagttccaaccccctgccctgtgcaaggacatcttccactagaccagcttgctcacagcctcatccatgatggccttggacacctccagggagggggcatccacaacctccctgggcagcttgtgccagtctctcaccaccctcattgtaaagcatttcttcctgaTAGCccgtctaaatctcccctccaaGTTTCAATTCCttctggtagaggtgatcctgGTATAGGTCATgaccagggtggggttggaccagatgatcgcTGGagatccattccagcctctgacattctgtgattccctcttCTCTTAACACTACAAGCCCACGTGAAAAGTCCATCAGtgccttcagaagctgcttcgCACAGGGAGGAAAGCCCCCAGCCCAGTTTTACCTGTCCTTCTCTCATTCTGACCTCCAACacagcaggctgaggcagcacagccctgcagccatcAGACTCTACCTGACCAAGGGTTGAGAGTAGCACAGGGGAACATGCTGTGATTACACAGATCTGGCTGTGGTGTGACTGGCTGCCTTTGGTcgggcacagcacagccccacgtGTTTGCCTAGCCGCTCACATTCTCACCCATGAAAACACATGAGGCTGAGAGACAGAGCAGAGGCCTGGGTGCATGGCTTGTGCACAGTTCAAAGAAACCCTCTAAGACAGGAAACTTCTCAATCTCACCAGTCCTGATCTCTGCAGATGTTGTCTTATCCGGGCATTTCTGAAATATCCAGCCAGGTGTTTGTCCGTAAGGCTGTTGTAGGTAGGAAtcgacctgaaagatcatcggTGCAGATGCATATAAGCCCCTTGACAGCCAAATCATCACATCTTCACTTGCAAGGCCATCCCCGACAGGCTTGATGGATCACACCCGGCATTCTGCCAGACAAACGCCCGCTAGGTGATGTCAAGCTAACTCCTTATAGCCTCCAGAAGACTTCTATCAGAAACAAGCAGCTGGCACATGAGATACAGCAGCTCCGCATCGAGCGGCGTGCCACCACCAAGGCAcaggctccagcacagctcagccctgaaGCACACAGCTCCCACCACAGCCTCCTCACCTATAAGTGCTGACCTTCAGCAGGTCACTAGcacaccaaatcacagaatactaccctggcttgggttggaagggaccttaaaggtcatctagttccaaacctcccctgccagcagcagggatgccttccactagaccCTGTTGCTCAAgcctccatccaacctggcttggaACACTCCCAGCCTTGGAGCCTCCCcagcttctccaggcaacctgttccagtgccttaccaccctcatggggaagaagctcttcctcatgtctaatctaaagccagcttcctcctccatcctgaaagccatcacccctcatcctgtcactccatgccttcatCAGAAgttcttctccagctctcccgtagcccccttcaaatactgggagGCTACTACACAACTTTTGCTGCTGTATGGCTGGTTGAGTCCagcaggcacagacacagctcCCTGGCCAATTCCTGGAGGTGCCCTCCCCTCACTGAAGAGAGGAATGGCCTCAGATGTCTCCAGAACCCTTGCTCTACAACATAGTTCGCCTACCACATGGCCTATGCCatctgcccaggggagctgtggatgctccctccctggaggtgttcaaggccaggttagatgaggccttgagcgacctgttctagtgggaggtgtccctgcctatggtgaggggttggaactggatgagctctggggtcccttccaacctaaaccattctatgattctatgattgtccaCAACCCCTCTTCAATCTGGTGTCTGCACCGGCAGGTGGCACCAGCACATTTATCACCTGGTTACAGTGAGCACTGACTGATGCTATCACCTGGCAACTGcccacagaggcagaggagaaacctccaagatcatgcagtccaacctatcacccagccctgtccaatcaaccagaccatggcactaattgccccatctagtcttttcttgaacacctccagggacggcgactccaccacctccctgggcagcccattccaatgccaatcactctctctgccaacaacttcctcctaacatccatgctagacctcctccaccaccacttGAGcccctgtccccttgttctgctgctggttgcctgggagaagagaacgacccccacctggctacagcctcccttcaggtagctgaagACAGctatgaggtcacccctgagcctcctcttctccaggctaaacaatcccagctccctcagcctgatgGTGAGGACGTCAGTGAAGGCACTGCCCACTTAGAGCTCTGTATCCCACTCGACTCTGACTGCATGTGCATTGCCACCAGTGCCTGGGTTTCCCAGTTGACAGCACACTATTCCCAGACACCATGACTTTGAAAACCAATCTTGCTTATTTCCAAGGATACCAAGACAAAGCCATAGCAGGCACCTGACATCAGTTCCGTAAAACAGAGCTTGGTCATTAATCATTTACAGTGCAATTAAACCAGCGGCTGCTCACCAAGGATGACCTAAGAGAGCAGCAGACCTTCAGTTACTGTCACCGCCAATTCCAGCCCATTGTGATTCACAGCTGGAGCAGTCTCCTCCTACAGCCACAGAAATAGTCCTGTGCCCCACAGAGCCTGTCTCTCACCTGAACTACCTGCTGtgtcctgccctgcttctgctggggacaccagcccagctgccctggcttCCATACAGCCCAGCTCCCCTTGCCACccttcaccagccctgttctccggacccttcaccagccttgttgtcccTCTccggacctgctccagcccctcagcgcCCTTCTTAGCTCCCAGTGTCCGAGGTGTGGCCTCGACCGGTGCTAACTCTGCATCACTCTTTTGACACAAGGTGGCCGGTAGCCTTCCAGAGCAGCACACCGGTACAGCTCCGTAAGCAGGGGCAAGCCGGCGGCTGCTGGCAGCGCAGCGAGCGGCGGGCACGCAGGCGACGAGCCCCCGCGGGCTCTCCGTGCCACCATAAACACCCCCCCTCGGCACCAACCCGCAGGGCAGCTCAGGGAGGCGGCGGGACCGCGGGGGGCGACGCCGCAGGAGAAGGGCCCGGCCcgggagcacagctgctgccgtCGTCTCCTGCCCCACCGTCCCACTCACCCCGACCGCGGGCCGATCATGGCGGCGGCGAGACCGGGCACGAACGGACACAGGAAAGAGTCAAGAGCTACCGCGGACCCAGGAAAGAGTCAGCCAAGAGCTACCGCGGACACAGGACAGAGTCAGCCAAGAGCTACCGCGGACACAGGACAGAGTCAGCCAAGAGCTACCGCGGACACAGGAAAGAGTCAGCCAAGAGCTACCGCGGGCCCAGGAAAGAGTCAGCCAAGAGCTACCGCGGACACAGGAAAGAGTCAGCCAAGAGCTACCGCGGGCACAGGACAGAGTCAGCCAAGAGCTACCGCGGACACAGGAAAGAGTCAGCCAAGAGCTACCGCGGACACAGGACAGAGTCAGCCAAGAGCTACCGCGGGCACAGGACAGAGTCAGCCAAGAGCTACCGCGGACACAGGAAAGAGTCAGCCAAGAGCTACCGCGGACACAGGACAGAGTCAGCCAAGAGCTACCGCGGGCACAGGACAGAGTCAGCCAAGAGCTACCGCGGACACAGGACAGAGCCAGTCAAGAGCTACCGCGGGCACAGGACAGAGTCAGCCAAGAGCTACCGCGGACACAGGACAGAGCCAAGAGCTACCGCGGACACAGGACAGAGTCAGCCAAGAGCTACCGCGGACACAGGAAAGATTCAGCCAAGAGCTACCGCGGGCCCAGGAAAGAGTCAGCCAAGAGCTACCGCGGACACAGGACAGAGTCAGCCAAGAGCTACCGCGGACACAGGACAGAGTCAGCCAAGAGCTACCGCGGACACAGGACAGAGCCAGCCAAGAGCTACCGCGGGCACAGGACAGAGTCAGCCAAGAGCTACCGCGGACACAGGACAGAGCCAGTCAAGAGCTACCGCGGGCACAGGACAGAGTCAAGAGCTACCGCGGGCACAGGACAGAGCCAAGAGCTACCGCGGGCACAGGACAGAGTCAGCCAAGAGCTACCGCGGACACAGGACAGAGTCAGCCAAGAGCTACCGCGGGCCCAGGAAAGAGTCAGTCAAGAGCTACCGCGGACACAGGACAGAGTCAGTCAAGAGCTACCGCGGACACAGGACAGAGTCAGCCAAGAGCTACCGCGGACACAGGACAGAGTCAGTCAAGAGCTACCGCGGACACAGGACAGAGCCAACAGCTAGCGCGGGCACAGCGAGCGCGGTCGCGTCCCCAAGCGTCGCTAGGATACGGCGCGGGGCGCGGACGCAGCTTCCTCCGCCTATGACCGCATAGGGGTGCGGCTGCCCGAGGCTGCCCCACGGCTCTCCGGCCCGGGCCCCGCCTCCTGCAATCGCAGCCCCCGGGGACTACCGTGGCCGCggcaggaggggctgcagggtcGCGActgtctgagctgctgtgcctccACGGGGAGTGAGATGggaaaaagagggaggaaaggcgggtgaaaaaaagggggggaaatggaAAAGCCAAATAAAAAGAAGCAGgcgaggagggaggaagaaaagggaagaaaaggagaacagCCAGGGTCTCGGCTGACCTTAAATCCAGTAGAGCCCACAGGAAGAACTGCAGTCCTCTCTAGACAGCTTCTGCCATCAAGGATCAGCTGCTTCTGCCAATATGCTCAGCTGCAAAGTAACAAATATTAGCAGGTACCTCCAGGATTAGGGTAGTTTGGGGTTAACTGGGGCACTTTCTCCTCAGATACTTAGGtaggcagagcagaactgcaTCTGCTTCCCAACACCTCACATTTGAGACATTCTTTGGCCATCTCTTGAACTGAAAAGTGCACAAGACTGTCAGTAAAAAGCTTTTATTGCAAGTAAATGAGGTGACAAAAGATGAACAAGACTGATTTTGTGGCTAAAGAACGTGCATAGCTCTATCCGAGCTACACACATGGCCAGCTCTATACATGGCTTTGTGTACTTACCTACCAGGTGGCACTTGGCACCACCTGCAGTGGCCTCCCTATCACTTCCCCTTGAGCACAAGATCAAGAGATATTCGTTTCCCTGCATCTCAAGGCCACACCAGCAGAGAACTGATTTCCACATAACACAAAAAAGCTGCCAAAATCATTAAAAAATATATGCAACCCTGATTATTAGTAAACGTCCTTAATTAATGTAATTAATTAGCCCAAGGTGGCCTTTGCTGTCACTGTCAAACCTGATCAAAGCATGCTTGGTAACACACGTTTGCTGCAAAGGTGCGGTTCGAGCAGCTACACAACAAAGGGCAAAGGACTTCATGGAAGCAGCACCATCTTTCCTTGAGCACCACTGCAGTGAATGATGTCTTCATGAGCCTTCACCACCTTCTCCAGGGGATATTCAGAGCCCACAGTCGGTTTCAACCAGCCAGCCTCAATGCCATCAAAGACTGCTGTTGTACACTCACGCCTCTCCTCCTGCATGCAATCAGGACAGCATTTACCACACTGTAAAGCAGTATTGCCTATTTGTGCAAGTGCTAAACCAAATATCACAACCCAAAAACCTTTCATCATCTGCTGAGATTGAGTCAAAACataaaggaatgaaaaaaacaTTCACTTGCAGTGAAATTCTGCTGTCATCCTACAAAGGACTCTAGCAGGAAAGAGGGAGGTGCTGCAATCCCAACACAACGTTCTTTACAATAAGTGTGCTTCTTACCTCAGTTGCAAGAAACAGACTAACTCCAATGATGCTGGACTCTTTACTCATAGTGTCCCTTGGATTGATCTCAACAGGACCTCTGCAGCCCACGACCTGTTACAAAGGAGTCCAGAGAGGAGCTCTAACTGCTGAATTGCGCTGCTAAAAGCACGAACTGAAGGTAGCAACAGAAAGTGCTCACCATCACCCTTCCTCCACGGGACAGCAGCTGCAAGTCAGTAGCCAGGTTGACATTAGAGAGCATTTCTATTATTATATCAACCCCTTCCACCCCTGTGTATTCCTGCAGAGGATACAAGAAGTTGTTAGATCACCCCAGTTACTGCTTGGCTACCACTCTTTATTTCATATGCTACATATAAGAGACATTCTACAGCTTGAATTTGAGAGGCATCCTTTGTGCTAAGGCAGCTAATCACTTGAATTTCAGCAGATTTTGCTATGCTGCATGATGATATCTTGCTGGGATGCAAGAGCTTCTAAATCACAGATGCCACTGCCTGTGCAGAAGGctcagcttctccagcctggaaaagcttttccttgtgTCACAATGAAAAAGGCAGGACATTATTGCTGCTGCGTAAGTCTGCTCTAAAACACTTCCACAAACAACTGTTCTGTTGGTAAGAAACACACTTCAGCCAGCCCTGATACATGCTTACCTTAAGTTTACTGATGTAATTAGCTTCCCTGTGGTTAAATGCTTGGTGGGCACCATTTCTCAGGACCGTGTTCATGCCTTCTTCAGTTCCTGCTGTACCCAAAACCTTCAAACCACAAGCTCTGGCAATCTGACACGCTGCTATTCCCACCTGGaagggacaggaaaaaaaaaaaaaagaaagaaaaaaagacaccaaaaataggggggaaaggaggtggggagggaggggggagaggggaaaggggaggaaaagcagcaaaaaagtatttttctctGACTTTCTCAGCATTTCAAATTGAAAATACTCTACCAGCACCTTGACAATTCCCCATTTAAAGGGCTGGCCTGGGAACAATTCTTTTTAGCCACAGTAAGCAGCTGGGATCTTACAAATGGCCAAGTAGCCttttaggaaaaagaaaaaatatctaCAGCAGCACAGTATAAAGTTTTGTGCTTTTTGATATAGCCACCAGCATGTGCCACAAATGCCTGCACAGCGTTGTCTGTCTGTTAAAACTGGGTATGTATTTGACACACAGGCAAGGAAATTCTTCTCTTCACAAAGTCATCCTGCTGCGGCTACCAGCATAACGTATGGCAGAGAGAATCTGCAAGCACAGATTTTACTGCCACCACTTTTGCACAAAGCCAAGATACCTCTCCAAGAGGCAGAATGTAAGAAGAGAATTACAGAACCATTAGTTGATATTAACCATGACTGCAGACCCACTCTTGATATAGTTATTAACCACTATTGCAGATGCAAGGAGAAAAGGCAGCATTCCTTGCAGCTTTCCCTCTGGCAGTACTTACTCCTCCACTGGCACCATGCACCAGCACCGTCTCCCCTGCCTTGGCATGCCCTCTGCATGGAGAACAGAAAACACTGGCATTAGAGAACAGAGAACACTGGCATTAATTCTGCAAATCCTGACATCAAATCTCATCTGTCACAGAGCATTTCCAATTCATGTTAGGACTAACAAGGTATACTCTGCCTCCTCAGAGGCAAAATAAACTGTAGCTCTGAGAATTTTCAGTACCATGCAGTTGTGTCAACATGTAGCAGACTGGTACTGAGCCTCAGTCCCACATCTTCACCTGTCACAGATCCCAGCAGTAACCACATCGGATCCAGTCACCACTTCTACCAAACTAATCCAGCTCCCCAGCGCTAAGCTCTCACCCAGCCTACCACTCACTGTTATGCTGTCCCCAGAGTGTCTTTggcagggagaggctgctgaAGAGAAGAGGTGGGTCTGCTCTGCACCACATTAATTCAGAAATTAATTACTGCTTTCCTTCCCTAGCTAAAACATCAGTGAGCACTGAAAGAGCCTTACATGGTTTATTACATGTACTTACCAAAGAAGTCTCTCCAGGACTCTTCTCTTAAGAAGAAATAAGTAACAGGCAAACACAGGCACTAGCTTCTAGCTACCAATTATCTGACAATTCCATCAGCACAACAAATGTGTCTTAAACATTGCCCACTCGCTGATCTCACCACCACCCCTTTTTGACAGGACAACAGAAACAAGGGCTTTGATAATCTTAAACACTAAAAAGAACAATGCACAAGCTTAGCCCTGAGCCCCTTACTTTTGGCACAGAGCCCGGTAGGCAGTGAAATAAGGTACTGCaatggctgctccctgcttaaAGTCCAGCTTGTCTGGCAAAGGGAAGACTTTGTCAGCTGCAGCAACTGCATACTCTGCATATCCTCCAGAGATCGTCTCCATGGTAAAAACCCTGTCGCCCTTCTGGAaagcagggaaagaaagag
This window harbors:
- the LOC135177485 gene encoding quinone oxidoreductase-like, whose translation is MAASRNVMRAVRVFEFGGPDVLKLQSDVLIPSPKAQQVLIKVHACGVNPVETYIRSGTYARKPALPYTPGTDVAGVIETVGEQVTAFKKGDRVFTMETISGGYAEYAVAAADKVFPLPDKLDFKQGAAIAVPYFTAYRALCQKGHAKAGETVLVHGASGGVGIAACQIARACGLKVLGTAGTEEGMNTVLRNGAHQAFNHREANYISKLKEYTGVEGVDIIIEMLSNVNLATDLQLLSRGGRVMVVGCRGPVEINPRDTMSKESSIIGVSLFLATEEERRECTTAVFDGIEAGWLKPTVGSEYPLEKVVKAHEDIIHCSGAQGKMVLLP